The Leptospira bouyouniensis genome window below encodes:
- a CDS encoding SpoIIE family protein phosphatase, translating to MIKFLYSFCFLISLTETIFALPIDLTKNWNVTKGFEISQNPDFKNWKTLESLPLATILTEFDWESGKLRKVTMAKSFLLSPADFQKVEDDAYSLHIPYISNYYEIYINGNLVTSNGKIKEDTIEKSGYRRHILVRIKRNLLNLGQNQIRILLAAEDGEELNVYKIFNDYSANLNVASEHLEIENEYETYMLLFLYFFVGIYHGLFYWKRKQEKYNLYYALFSIFLAVYMIFRSQGVYSLGLDPLTQTKIEYFVVFLTPVWLLLFTDVFVRGKINILSKVYLTFILFLAISQIFVNRATSVLILRIWQISVLVFGVMILYLIISAVRAKNKDAKRLLIGVLFLLGTGTWDILGASGMLPIQNLNLLRFGFLFFVLGIAVVLANRFLRVHRQVEELNLSLERKVEERTNELQNTLTKVQELKVQQDGDYFLTSLLLDPLSQTKVESTQVLLQSYVKQKKEFEFRGKKREIGGDIIISDSITLNGKTYLVFVNGDAMGKSIQGAGGALVLGVVFLSFIKRTQMILENQTKSPERWIKECFYELQTIFESFDGSMLVSVVIGLVEEDTGVLYYLNAEHPWTVLYRDDVASFIEDELELRKIGTKGMDGDVRVRIFPLEKGDILFIGSDGRDDLVLEESGDGNRLINEDETKFLEVVEKSKGDLKLLVENLMDVGSFSDDLTLLRLEWLGSFRHVSKDTLTNLTSDDYLYAKVKSLLELGNGEEAYQTIESLLSSESLNDDVRINLIREKSRISLLLKKYDVAVEALESIFPFFVTDNEILLQLSYAYRKSKNLRKAIEIGERLRARDPKHIRNLINLVECYRLVGNLERAKKILSRLGMIAPENQHYLKLKESILI from the coding sequence ATGATAAAATTTCTTTATTCTTTTTGTTTTTTAATCTCTCTAACTGAGACTATTTTTGCATTACCAATTGATTTAACTAAGAATTGGAATGTTACCAAAGGTTTTGAAATTTCACAGAACCCTGATTTCAAAAATTGGAAAACATTGGAATCTTTACCACTCGCTACTATACTAACTGAATTTGACTGGGAGTCTGGCAAACTTCGAAAAGTAACAATGGCAAAATCATTTTTGTTGTCACCAGCTGACTTCCAAAAGGTGGAAGATGATGCCTACAGCCTTCATATACCATATATCTCAAATTATTATGAAATTTATATCAATGGTAATCTTGTTACTTCCAATGGAAAAATCAAAGAGGATACCATTGAAAAAAGTGGGTATCGCCGCCATATTTTAGTTAGGATCAAAAGAAATCTTTTGAATCTAGGACAGAATCAAATTCGCATTCTCCTAGCTGCAGAAGATGGAGAAGAATTAAACGTTTATAAAATATTCAATGATTATTCGGCCAATCTAAACGTTGCTTCAGAACATTTGGAAATCGAAAATGAATACGAAACCTACATGTTATTGTTTTTATATTTTTTTGTAGGGATCTATCATGGTTTGTTTTATTGGAAACGGAAACAGGAAAAGTATAATTTATACTATGCGTTATTTTCTATATTTTTAGCAGTTTATATGATCTTTCGCTCTCAAGGTGTTTATTCGTTAGGATTGGATCCCTTAACTCAAACAAAAATCGAATATTTCGTGGTATTTTTAACGCCAGTTTGGTTGTTGTTGTTCACTGACGTTTTTGTTCGTGGTAAGATCAATATTTTATCTAAAGTATATTTAACTTTCATTTTGTTTTTGGCTATCTCTCAAATTTTTGTCAATCGTGCCACTTCTGTTTTAATCTTAAGGATTTGGCAGATTTCGGTATTGGTTTTTGGGGTAATGATACTTTATCTAATAATTTCAGCAGTTAGAGCAAAAAATAAAGATGCCAAACGATTGTTAATTGGAGTATTGTTTTTGTTAGGGACAGGTACTTGGGATATTTTAGGTGCCTCAGGTATGTTACCAATACAAAATTTAAACTTATTAAGGTTTGGCTTTTTATTTTTTGTATTAGGGATTGCGGTTGTTCTTGCAAATCGTTTTTTACGTGTCCATAGGCAAGTGGAAGAACTCAATTTGAGTCTTGAAAGAAAAGTAGAAGAAAGAACAAACGAATTACAGAATACCTTGACCAAAGTCCAAGAATTAAAAGTACAACAAGATGGTGATTATTTTTTAACTTCGCTCCTTCTCGATCCCTTGAGCCAAACAAAAGTAGAATCTACTCAAGTTTTACTCCAATCTTACGTGAAACAAAAAAAAGAATTTGAGTTTCGTGGGAAAAAAAGAGAAATCGGTGGAGATATCATCATTAGTGATTCAATCACTCTTAATGGAAAAACATATTTAGTATTTGTAAATGGTGATGCGATGGGTAAGTCCATCCAAGGAGCAGGTGGAGCACTTGTACTTGGTGTCGTGTTTTTATCATTTATCAAACGTACACAGATGATTTTGGAGAACCAAACAAAATCTCCTGAACGTTGGATCAAAGAATGTTTTTATGAACTACAAACAATATTTGAATCATTTGATGGTTCGATGTTAGTCTCAGTTGTAATTGGGCTCGTAGAGGAAGATACAGGAGTATTGTATTATCTAAATGCTGAACATCCTTGGACAGTGTTGTATCGTGACGATGTGGCTTCTTTCATTGAAGATGAATTAGAACTACGTAAAATTGGTACAAAGGGGATGGATGGTGATGTCCGTGTTCGAATTTTTCCTTTAGAAAAAGGTGATATTTTATTCATCGGTTCCGATGGAAGAGATGATTTAGTTTTAGAAGAAAGTGGAGATGGGAATCGCCTAATCAATGAAGATGAAACTAAGTTTTTAGAAGTTGTTGAAAAGTCAAAAGGTGATTTGAAGCTTCTCGTAGAAAATTTAATGGATGTTGGATCTTTTTCAGATGATCTAACTTTATTACGGTTAGAATGGCTTGGATCTTTCAGACACGTTTCAAAAGACACATTAACAAATTTAACATCTGATGATTATTTATATGCAAAAGTAAAATCATTACTGGAACTTGGGAATGGCGAGGAAGCATACCAAACCATTGAGTCTTTACTTTCAAGTGAATCCTTAAATGATGATGTGAGGATCAATCTGATCCGAGAAAAATCACGAATTTCATTACTGCTCAAAAAATATGATGTAGCGGTAGAAGCTTTGGAATCAATATTTCCTTTTTTTGTTACGGACAATGAAATTTTATTACAACTTAGTTACGCTTATCGAAAGTCAAAAAACTTAAGAAAAGCAATTGAGATTGGAGAAAGATTACGTGCGAGAGACCCAAAACACATACGAAACCTAATCAATCTAGTCGAATGTTATCGGTTAGTTGGTAATTTGGAAAGGGCAAAAAAGATTTTAAGTCGATTGGGAATGATTGCCCCTGAAAATCAGCACTATTTAAAGTTAAAAGAGAGTATTTTAATATAA
- a CDS encoding Ppx/GppA phosphatase family protein has translation MLPFSQILRKPNQAFRTEKILAAIDLGTNSFHIVVVKLRPDGTLEYLTKEKESVRLGSGSSDYAVITDDAMDRGLACLKRFKTLADSYKAEIRAVATSALREAENRQVFLDRAEKETGIQIQVISGNEEARLIYLGILQGLPVFDKRILLIDIGGGSTELLIGEKGDILFSTSMKLGAIRLTEKYLKKDPISATDLQKCRIHIESVLSAFLPQIETLKPFMVVGSSGTITSVTSMVLEKKGEKRERLNGTEIPIDSFKEIRKQVLDAESIKKRLKIPGLDAKRGDIIVGGILVLDEVLQRIKAPSFTVSDFALREGIVYDTIESWYRHTDTSLPRLDNIRDKAIKTVANLYPQGKKHAETVTKLTLQLFDDLTNLHGLGNLERDYLETACNLHQVGLCISHHNYHKHSYYIIRNSEAMVGFSNAEIEIIALLARYHRKGGPKGKHEEFKALRPEDQLLVRKLASFLRIGDGLDRSEKSIMERLDAVMEKGKVNCRLYYKKSEDPNLEIWSVSEKKDLFEDTFGTNLEFHLHPI, from the coding sequence ATGCTTCCTTTCTCACAAATCTTACGTAAACCAAACCAGGCATTTCGCACGGAAAAGATCCTTGCTGCCATTGATTTGGGCACCAATTCCTTCCACATTGTCGTCGTAAAACTAAGACCGGACGGTACACTTGAATACTTAACGAAAGAAAAGGAATCTGTTCGTTTAGGGAGCGGTAGCAGTGATTATGCGGTCATCACTGATGATGCCATGGACAGAGGCCTCGCTTGTTTGAAGCGGTTTAAAACACTCGCTGACAGTTACAAAGCCGAAATCCGAGCTGTTGCCACAAGTGCCCTAAGAGAAGCAGAAAATCGCCAGGTCTTTCTTGATCGTGCAGAGAAGGAAACTGGTATCCAAATCCAAGTCATTTCTGGAAACGAAGAAGCTCGGCTTATTTACTTGGGAATTTTACAAGGGTTACCTGTTTTTGATAAACGAATCCTTCTAATTGATATCGGTGGCGGGAGTACAGAACTACTTATTGGCGAAAAAGGAGATATTCTTTTTTCCACCAGTATGAAGTTAGGTGCCATAAGATTAACTGAAAAATACTTAAAAAAAGATCCAATCTCTGCTACCGACTTGCAAAAATGTAGGATCCACATTGAATCCGTATTATCTGCATTTTTACCTCAGATTGAGACATTAAAACCTTTTATGGTGGTCGGAAGTTCAGGGACAATTACCTCGGTGACTTCTATGGTCCTTGAAAAAAAAGGAGAAAAACGGGAACGTTTGAATGGAACAGAGATTCCTATCGATTCCTTTAAAGAAATACGCAAACAAGTGTTAGATGCTGAAAGTATCAAAAAACGATTAAAAATCCCAGGTTTAGATGCCAAACGAGGGGATATTATCGTTGGTGGTATTTTAGTTTTGGATGAAGTTTTGCAAAGGATCAAAGCACCTTCCTTTACTGTAAGTGATTTTGCACTTCGAGAAGGGATTGTATACGATACCATCGAATCTTGGTATAGGCATACAGACACATCATTGCCAAGACTCGATAACATTCGGGACAAGGCGATTAAAACAGTTGCGAATCTTTATCCGCAAGGGAAAAAACATGCAGAAACAGTTACGAAACTCACCTTGCAATTGTTTGATGATCTAACTAATTTACATGGACTTGGGAATTTAGAAAGAGATTATTTGGAAACCGCTTGTAATCTCCACCAAGTGGGTCTTTGTATTTCTCACCACAATTATCACAAACATAGTTATTATATCATTCGTAACTCAGAAGCGATGGTTGGTTTCTCCAATGCTGAAATTGAAATTATTGCACTTCTTGCTCGTTATCATAGAAAGGGTGGACCTAAAGGAAAACATGAGGAGTTTAAGGCACTCAGACCAGAAGACCAACTCCTTGTCAGGAAATTAGCTTCATTTCTTCGGATTGGTGATGGTTTGGATCGTTCTGAAAAATCCATCATGGAGCGATTGGATGCAGTGATGGAAAAAGGTAAGGTAAACTGCCGGTTGTATTATAAAAAGAGTGAAGATCCTAATTTGGAAATTTGGTCTGTGTCTGAAAAAAAGGATTTGTTTGAAGATACATTTGGTACGAATTTAGAATTTCACTTACATCCAATATGA
- a CDS encoding rod shape-determining protein: MIFDNLYGLFSNDMGIDLGTANTLVHVKGQGIVLSEPSVVAVQASTGRVLAVGQEAKRMLGRTPGDIVAIRPMKDGVIADFETVEKMIRYFIAKVHNRTTFVKPRIVIGVPSGITEVERRAVRESAEQAGAREIFLIEEALAAAIGANIPIHEPAGNMIVDIGGGTTEIAVISLGGMVIAESIRTGGDEFDEAIVKYLRNQYNLVVGERTAEDIKLTIGNAFADKRVDTMEVKGRDAISGLPRTLELDSNEIRKALKEPTDEILDGIKSVLERTPPELAADIVERGIVLTGGGCLLRGLEHYLTKETGVPVFRAENPLTCVVLGTGRYLDELKYIKPGIR; this comes from the coding sequence ATGATATTTGATAATCTTTATGGACTTTTCTCGAACGATATGGGAATCGATTTGGGAACCGCAAACACCCTCGTGCATGTGAAAGGACAAGGGATCGTCCTATCAGAACCTTCGGTTGTGGCAGTCCAAGCCTCCACTGGTCGAGTCCTAGCCGTGGGACAAGAAGCTAAACGAATGCTCGGAAGGACTCCTGGTGACATCGTTGCTATCCGCCCAATGAAAGACGGGGTGATCGCCGACTTCGAAACTGTGGAAAAGATGATCCGTTACTTCATCGCAAAAGTCCACAACCGCACTACATTTGTAAAACCGCGCATCGTTATTGGAGTTCCTTCTGGGATCACAGAAGTAGAAAGACGTGCCGTTCGTGAGTCCGCTGAACAAGCTGGAGCCCGAGAAATTTTTCTCATTGAAGAAGCACTTGCCGCAGCCATCGGTGCAAACATCCCCATCCATGAACCAGCCGGGAACATGATCGTCGATATCGGTGGGGGGACCACTGAAATTGCTGTGATCTCTCTTGGTGGTATGGTGATCGCCGAGTCCATCCGTACAGGTGGTGACGAATTTGATGAAGCCATTGTCAAATACCTCCGTAACCAATACAACCTAGTGGTTGGAGAAAGAACTGCTGAGGACATCAAACTCACAATTGGAAATGCATTTGCTGACAAACGTGTGGACACGATGGAAGTGAAAGGCCGTGACGCCATCTCAGGTCTTCCACGTACCCTCGAACTGGATTCCAACGAAATCCGCAAAGCCCTGAAAGAACCAACAGACGAAATCCTTGATGGAATCAAATCGGTTCTCGAACGCACTCCTCCTGAACTTGCCGCCGACATCGTAGAACGAGGGATCGTTCTTACAGGTGGTGGTTGTCTCCTCCGTGGCCTCGAACACTACCTCACCAAAGAAACAGGCGTTCCAGTATTCCGTGCCGAAAACCCACTCACCTGCGTGGTGCTCGGAACTGGACGTTACTTGGATGAGTTGAAATACATTAAGCCGGGGATCAGGTAG
- a CDS encoding MFS transporter, giving the protein MDFKFTPYHVFVVGLLAFLQFTVVLDFMILSPLGVLVMSELQIPTEKFGYVVSAYAFSAGISGLLAAGFADRFDRKRLLLFFYIGFVIATFLCGIAVHYEFLLFVRILTGMFAGVLSSISFAIVADLFPLQVRGRVMGFIMTAFAASQVFGLPIGIYISNLWGWQSPFLMIAGVSAVVGVFILLFLKPVTSHLDQKTDTHAFHHLVTTLTMPRYLPAFIATTLMATGGFMLMPFGSAFSVHNLGMKLEDLPFIYMVTGIVSMLGGPIMGRLSDSIGKYNMFLIASTIAAVIILYFTRLKVTPLPIVLVFNSLLFVFIAARMISANAINSAVPELHDRGAFMAISSSIQQISGGIAASVAGLIVIQTPSGYLERYEVLGYVVATAIVCTILLMYKVNEMVSGKK; this is encoded by the coding sequence ATGGATTTTAAATTTACCCCTTATCATGTTTTTGTTGTAGGACTTCTTGCATTTCTACAATTTACCGTTGTATTGGACTTCATGATTTTATCACCGTTAGGTGTTCTTGTAATGAGCGAACTGCAAATCCCGACGGAAAAATTTGGATATGTAGTATCTGCCTATGCTTTTAGCGCTGGGATATCCGGGTTACTAGCGGCAGGATTTGCCGATCGGTTTGATCGCAAACGTTTACTTCTTTTCTTTTATATAGGTTTTGTCATCGCTACCTTTTTATGTGGCATTGCCGTTCATTATGAATTTTTACTGTTTGTGCGAATATTGACTGGTATGTTTGCGGGAGTTTTGTCTTCGATTTCGTTTGCCATTGTGGCAGACCTTTTCCCTTTACAAGTTCGAGGAAGAGTGATGGGTTTTATCATGACTGCATTTGCTGCAAGCCAAGTGTTTGGTCTTCCGATTGGAATTTATATTTCGAATCTTTGGGGTTGGCAATCTCCATTTCTGATGATTGCTGGTGTGAGTGCTGTCGTTGGGGTTTTTATTTTACTGTTTTTAAAACCTGTGACTTCCCATTTAGATCAAAAAACCGACACACATGCTTTCCACCATTTAGTGACCACTTTGACTATGCCAAGATACCTTCCTGCCTTCATTGCAACTACACTGATGGCAACAGGTGGTTTTATGCTCATGCCATTTGGATCTGCATTTTCAGTTCATAATTTGGGAATGAAATTAGAAGATTTACCTTTTATCTATATGGTGACAGGGATTGTTTCTATGTTAGGTGGTCCTATCATGGGCAGATTGAGTGATTCAATTGGAAAATACAATATGTTTTTGATTGCTTCCACAATTGCGGCTGTGATAATTTTATACTTTACTCGTCTGAAAGTGACCCCCCTTCCGATAGTTCTTGTCTTCAATTCGCTGTTATTTGTTTTCATTGCGGCTCGTATGATTTCTGCTAATGCCATCAATTCTGCTGTTCCTGAACTTCATGATCGTGGTGCCTTTATGGCGATCAGTTCGTCCATCCAACAAATCTCAGGTGGGATTGCAGCTTCTGTTGCTGGTCTCATTGTGATCCAAACTCCAAGTGGGTATTTGGAACGTTATGAAGTATTAGGTTATGTGGTTGCGACAGCGATTGTTTGTACGATTTTACTTATGTATAAAGTGAATGAGATGGTATCTGGGAAAAAATAA